In Brienomyrus brachyistius isolate T26 chromosome 3, BBRACH_0.4, whole genome shotgun sequence, the following proteins share a genomic window:
- the cdc123 gene encoding cell division cycle protein 123 homolog yields MKKEQVVNCQFSVWYPLFKKHTIKSVILPLPQNVIDYLLDDGTLVVSGSEGHAQPSQINNDSDEDEEIQWSDDETTTIVTAPEFPEFSSSVQEAINTLGGSVFPKLNWSAPQDASWIALNSSLRCQSLTDIFLLFKSSDFIAHDFTQPFLHCSDDSPDPPINFELVLRKWSELIPGGEFRCFVKENKLIGISQRDYTQYYQHISKQKHLISQSIQDFFTSHIQYKFLDEDFVFDVYRDSWGEVWLIDLNPFGEVTDSLLFTWEELISGCNLRAQPAEGGAPQQDDLAFRYTTSEVTVQPSPCLSYRIPRDFVDLSTGEDAYKLIDFLKLKRGQQDEESDEDA; encoded by the exons ATGAAGAAGGAGCAGGTTGTGAACTGTCAGTTTTCGGTGTGGTACCCGTTATTTAAGAAGCATACGATTAAAAG TGTGATCCTCCCCTTACCGCAGAATGTAATTGACTATTTGCTGGATGACGGGACTCTAGTTGTATCTGGAAG TGAAGGCCACGCCCAGCcatctcagataaataacgatTCTGATGAGGACGAGGAGATCCAG TGGTCAGATGATGAAACTACAACAATTGTTACG GCTCCTGAGTTCCCAGAGTTCAGCTCCAGTGTGCAGGAAGCCATAAACACACTAGGGGGCAGTGTCTTCCCCAAGCTGAACTGGAGTGCTCCCCAG GATGCCAGCTGGATCGCCTTGAACAGCTCCCTGCGGTGTCAGAGCCTCACCGACATTTTCCTGCTCTTCAAGAGCTCCGATTTCATCGCCCACGACTTCACACAACC GTTCCTCCACTGCAGCGATGATTCCCCAGACCCACCAATCAACTTTGAG CTTGTCCTAAGGAAGTGGAGTGAGCTGATCCCAGGTGGAGAGTTCCGGTGCTTCGTCAAAGAGAATAAGCTTATAG GTATTTCTCAGAGGGACTACACCCAGTACTACCAACACATCTCCAAGCAGAAGCACCTCATCTCCCAGTCCATCCAGGACTTCTTCACCTCCCATATCCAGTACAAGTTTCTGGATGAGGACT TTGTCTTTGATGTTTACAGAGATAGTTGG GGTGAAGTCTGGCTGATCGACTTGAACCCTTTTGGCGAGGTGACTGATTCCCTGCTATTCACTTGGGAGGAGCTCATCTCCGGGTGCAATTTGAGGGCCCAGCCAGCAGAGGGAGGCGCTCCTCAGCAG GATGACCTGGCATTCCGCTACACCACCAGCGAGGTGACCGTCCAGCCCAGCCCCTGCCTCAGCTACCGCATCCCACGTGACTTTGTAGACCTGTCTACCGGCGAGGACGCCTACAAGCTCATTGACTTCCTCAAACTG AAGAgagggcagcaggacgaggagtCGGATGAAGATGCTTGA